Within Coleofasciculus sp. FACHB-1120, the genomic segment GACAGCAATTAAGTAGTCATTACCACTGTCGATGATTTGCTGGATGGTTTTTTTTGGGCGTGTAAGGCATCCATACTGAAACAGACACCTTTGAGTTGTAAAACATTCAACAAGCTTTGCACTGTGGCAATTTCACTTTCCAGACGATTGTGCATGGGTTGTAATCCTACCACCACGCCTTGTTGAATCCTAAATGCCGATACGACACTAACGAAATCTTGATAGGCATTGTCGTAGTCTTTGACGCTAGCTTTAATACTCTTGCCATCCATCGCTACTTGCTCGCTTAGGGACACTCCGAAGGCCTCGCTTGCCCAAGCATTGAATGCCTTGGTCAATTCCAAAAAGTCAATCCTCACCATCACTCGTCGAATCGTCGAGTAAGATGGTAGTCGTGTCTGAGGCAGCTCCATTAACTCCAGCAAGGCTTTTTGGTGGCGCTCAACAAAGTCTTCTAGCGCTCGATACCCTAAACAATTACTCATTGTCCCCATGAGTACCAGCACCAGTACTACCCACAGGGGATAGCGTGGCTGGGTACGGAAATCTCGGATTTGTTGCAGATGTTCTATCAGGCTGCTCATTGGAGGGTAGACAACAACCACTTCCTCTATTTTCTTTTTTCTCTGTTCAATAAATCAGCCCTGCGCCCTTAGCACAAGCACAACTTGCCGTGAACAAATCTTCTTTGTGTTCGAGTCCCGGTTCTCGGAAGTGTACCTGCGGATCGATGACTCCCGGCAACAAAGTCAGACCTTAGGCGTCTACCTCTTTATCCACTGGTAAACTATCAGATGCTAGGATTTCAGGTGTAACCCGGATCATTTCCCGAGCCAAGGTTTGCACCTCCCCAACCAAAAATTCACCCGTAGGGAGGAGAATTCGAGCATTGTGAATCAACAGATAGGGGGCAGAAGACAGGGTAATCAGTTGTTGATGCAGTGGTTAAGTGTGAGCGACAATTGTAGGATGCGATCGCGCTTTATCGTAAGATGGCACTTTTTTAAACTGAGCATCCGGCAACCGGGCAAACCACAGAAGCTAAATATCTGTAATCTTAGCCGGATATATTTAGACAAAATTTGTACACAATATATATAGCTAATCATCCGTCTTCCTTAAGATAAATAATTACCTAGGGAATCAATTTCATTCATTTGCTTGAGTGATTAACCGTTTATGACTGACGTGCAGAATCAACAACCTGACCTCCAACCCCAACCAAAAGCTGAAAATCCTTTCGTAGAAGGAATTAAAACGATTGGCTTGAGTGCCATTCTGGCTTTTGGAATTCGCTCTTTTGTGGCGGAAGCACGCTACATTCCTTCGGGTTCAATGCTGCCTACACTACAAATCAATGACCGTCTGATTATAGACAAGGTTAGTTACAACTTCCGATCTCCTCAGCGGGGAGACATTGTGGTGTTTGCGCCGACCGAAGCGCTAGAAAAGCAAAACTTTCACGATGCTTTTATTAAGCGCGTGATTGGTTTACCTGGGGAAAAGATAGAAGTGAAAGGGGGACGGGTGTATGTCAACGGGAAACCCCTGTCAGAAAAATATATTGAAGAACAGCCACAGTATACCTATGGGCCGGTGACGGTGCCAGAAAACTCCTACCTGGTACTGGGTGATAATCGCAACAACAGTTACGACAGCCACTATTGGGGTTTTGTCCCCCGCGAAAAAATCATTGGTCGTGCTGTCGTGCGCTTCTGGCCCATTCAACGTGCCGGAGAAGTGGATAGCGCTCCAGCTTATACCAAGGAACAGTAGGAAGCAGGGGCAGATTTCACCAAGATATTTGTGCGTCACGAACCCCCTTGCTCAACCCGCCCCTACAGTCAGATGTTTCTTCGGTTTGACTGACTAATTACCCATTACCCAAGTTTGTAAAACCCGACCCGTCAGCGATCGCCCTAGCCAAGGGGTATTCTCTGAGCGGGATTTCAGGGTTTGTCTGTCCGCTGTCCAGCTCAACTGGGGGTCAAATAAGACCAGTTCAGCCGGTTGACCGGGCGCGATCGCTGGGGGTTTTTGCTGCAAACACTCCGCCGGATGGGTACTTAAAACCCGCCACAGTTCTAAAGCTGACCACTCTCCAGTCTCGACAAAGGTGTGCCACAGAAGCGACAAAGCCAACTCTAGACCAATTACGCCTGCGGGTGCTTCGGAAAAGGCGACCGTTTTCTCTTCGTAGGTGTAGGGAGTATGGTCAATCGCGATCGCGTCTAATACCCCACTCTGTATCCCCTGAATCAGCGCCGCTTGGTCAGAAGAATTGCCCAGAGGGGGTTCTAGTCGCAAGTTCGAGTCGTAACTGCCTACCGCCTCCGTATTGTGCAATAAATGCATCCAGGTAGTACTCGCGGCGATCGGTAAATTCCGCGCCTTGGCATTCGCAATTAGCTCAACGCTGCGAGCAGTAGAAACGCGCATGATATGGACAGGGGTGCGAGTAGCTTCCACCACTTCCAGCAAAGCAGCCAGCGCCGATGTTTCTGCGATCGCTGGGTTTCCTGGCAAGCCAAAGCGAATCGACGCCGTGCCTTCTCTCATTACTCCATTGCCGCTCAAAGCGCGATCGCAAGGCCACAAAGCCACAGGTTTTCCTAACGGCTGGAGATATTCCAACAGGCGGCGCAGCAGCGCCAGATTCTGCACAGGTTGACCATCTGCAAAGCCGACCACCCCAGCCGCCGCCAGTTCAGCCAGGGATGTCATCTGCTGCCCTTGAATACCAACAGTCAGCGCCCCCCAAAATTCAATTTTGGATTTTGGATGTTGGATTTTGGCTTGTTGAAGGTAGGCTAAACCCCCTAAATTGTCGAGAACGGGTAGAGTATCTGGCAAGATTGCCAGTCGAGTAAAGCCCCCGGCTGCTGCCGCATCAACGAGCGAGGCTAGGGTTTCCCGCTCTTCAAACCCAGGCTCACCAGAGTGGCTATATAAATCTACTAACCCTGGCCCTACGACAAATCCACGACAATCCCGGACAGTCGTGTCAGCGGACAAGTCAGAAATTTCAGTTTCGACTGCTTGGATATAACCGTCAGCAATCAGAATATCGGCAATCTGGTCGGTTCCAGAAACTGGGTCGATGACCCGTACTTGTTGGAGCAGTTCATTCATAATCGTTTCGAGTTTTGAGTTTTGAGTTTTGAGATAAAAAGTTTCTTCATTCAAAACTCAAAATTCATAACTCATCACTCTACAATGCACCGGCAGCCGTTTGATCGAGAACGCCCCCACCTAAGTGAGTTGTGACATTCATTGCTTGCAGCACCGGCGTACTTTCTGGCCCTTGAAGATAGTCGATGACCGTCACTGCCCCGTTCCCCTGCTTAATGCTCCAGAAATTTTCTGGATTTAAACCCAAAAGGTAGCAGAGTAAGACTTTGTTCGTGGCGTCGTGAGCAACCACCAAACCTGTTTTCGGTCGATCTCCAGAATAAGACGAGACGATGTCTTGCCAAGCTGCGATCGCTCTATCCCAAACTTGTTGCAAGTTTTCTCCTTCTGGCATCTGCACTGTCTGCGGAAACTCTCGCCACTGTTGCAGCATTCCTGGATACGACAGCTCAATTTCTTCTTCAAATTTTCCTTCCCACAGCCCGTGACCAATTTCTGCCAAAGGTGCCTGTAGTTCAATCTGGACGTTAGGGTGATATTTCAGAATAATTTCGGCTGTTTCCTTGGGACGCAGCATCGGGCTTGTTACCGCAAAGTCAATCGGCACATCTTTGAGAAACTCCGCCGCCTTCCGGGCTTGTTCTCGACCGTTATCGTTGAGGGGCACATCAATTTGCCCTTGAAAGCGTTTCTGGCGATTCCAGTCGGTTTCCCCGTGGCGTACCAGCAACAAACGGAGTCCGCGATGACCCGGACGCGGCTTTGGCAGCACTTCTCCCACATGGGCAGTGAGATTCATCGACTCTAATTGCGCCGGTTTGCCCCAACCAGCGGCAAAATTTAGCACGCTGATGCCGCAATTCGACTGTTGAATCGAATGGTAGCGCTGTGGCGATATTCCAATTGCCGTACTGAGCAAAGCCCGGTTGATGCCGTTATGCCCCACAATGAGAATCGTCTCTCCCGCATGGCGGGATAAAGTTTCCTGCCAGAATTGCCGCGCTTGCTCGTAGATGGCTAAGACTGGGAAGTGTTCTTTTAGTCCCTCTGGCGTCGGGACGCTCATCCGAAATTCCTGGGGACGCTCATGCCAACATTGGTAATCTTCAGGAAATTTCTCCTGCACTTCCACGGAAAGCATTTTCTGCCAAAGGGGTAAATCGATTTCCATCAAGTTATCTGACGCTGTTAAGGGGGCCGGCGTCGCCAAACTGGATTGAACGATCTCTGCGGTTGCTTTCGCCCGTTGCAGGGGGCTACTGTAAATCGCATCAATTTTCAAGTTACTCAGAGTAGCGCCAAGTTGACGGGCAGTCGCGCGACCTTTTTCCGTCAAAATTGATTCATCACAGCGGCCCTGAATTCTACGCTCACTG encodes:
- a CDS encoding ISAs1 family transposase, with the protein product MSSLIEHLQQIRDFRTQPRYPLWVVLVLVLMGTMSNCLGYRALEDFVERHQKALLELMELPQTRLPSYSTIRRVMVRIDFLELTKAFNAWASEAFGVSLSEQVAMDGKSIKASVKDYDNAYQDFVSVVSAFRIQQGVVVGLQPMHNRLESEIATVQSLLNVLQLKGVCFSMDALHAQKKPSSKSSTVVMTT
- the lepB gene encoding signal peptidase I, with amino-acid sequence MTDVQNQQPDLQPQPKAENPFVEGIKTIGLSAILAFGIRSFVAEARYIPSGSMLPTLQINDRLIIDKVSYNFRSPQRGDIVVFAPTEALEKQNFHDAFIKRVIGLPGEKIEVKGGRVYVNGKPLSEKYIEEQPQYTYGPVTVPENSYLVLGDNRNNSYDSHYWGFVPREKIIGRAVVRFWPIQRAGEVDSAPAYTKEQ
- a CDS encoding dihydroorotase; the encoded protein is MMNELLQQVRVIDPVSGTDQIADILIADGYIQAVETEISDLSADTTVRDCRGFVVGPGLVDLYSHSGEPGFEERETLASLVDAAAAGGFTRLAILPDTLPVLDNLGGLAYLQQAKIQHPKSKIEFWGALTVGIQGQQMTSLAELAAAGVVGFADGQPVQNLALLRRLLEYLQPLGKPVALWPCDRALSGNGVMREGTASIRFGLPGNPAIAETSALAALLEVVEATRTPVHIMRVSTARSVELIANAKARNLPIAASTTWMHLLHNTEAVGSYDSNLRLEPPLGNSSDQAALIQGIQSGVLDAIAIDHTPYTYEEKTVAFSEAPAGVIGLELALSLLWHTFVETGEWSALELWRVLSTHPAECLQQKPPAIAPGQPAELVLFDPQLSWTADRQTLKSRSENTPWLGRSLTGRVLQTWVMGN
- a CDS encoding histidine phosphatase family protein: MNTRVILVRHGQSSYNSERRIQGRCDESILTEKGRATARQLGATLSNLKIDAIYSSPLQRAKATAEIVQSSLATPAPLTASDNLMEIDLPLWQKMLSVEVQEKFPEDYQCWHERPQEFRMSVPTPEGLKEHFPVLAIYEQARQFWQETLSRHAGETILIVGHNGINRALLSTAIGISPQRYHSIQQSNCGISVLNFAAGWGKPAQLESMNLTAHVGEVLPKPRPGHRGLRLLLVRHGETDWNRQKRFQGQIDVPLNDNGREQARKAAEFLKDVPIDFAVTSPMLRPKETAEIILKYHPNVQIELQAPLAEIGHGLWEGKFEEEIELSYPGMLQQWREFPQTVQMPEGENLQQVWDRAIAAWQDIVSSYSGDRPKTGLVVAHDATNKVLLCYLLGLNPENFWSIKQGNGAVTVIDYLQGPESTPVLQAMNVTTHLGGGVLDQTAAGAL